The Verrucomicrobiia bacterium genome includes a window with the following:
- a CDS encoding 3-deoxy-7-phosphoheptulonate synthase: protein MFQTQDLHVKELVRLSTPRALKTEFPTTEAANETVARSRQAIAGILQQRDPRLLVIVGPCSIHDVDGALEYAGRLNKLRREFADEMEIVMRVYFEKPRTTIGWKGLINDPFLDGTHDIETGLKKARKLLLDINSMGLPAATEFLDPIIPQYIADLISWAAVGARTTESQTHREMASGLSMPVGFKNGTDGSLQVAIDAMGAAMRPHSFLGIDQDGITSIVRTTGNTDGHVVLRGGRARTNYDAESIRDAAAKLAGAKLRPGLMVDCSHANSEKQHARQEDVWRSVIEQRAAGTKALTGVMVESYLHEGNQPFPQEPSKLKYGVSITDACLGWDVTERMIRWGHKELGKCGVRSLASAECGVRSAE, encoded by the coding sequence ATGTTTCAGACACAAGATTTGCACGTTAAAGAATTGGTGCGGCTTTCGACGCCACGGGCGTTGAAGACGGAATTTCCGACGACCGAAGCCGCGAACGAAACGGTGGCGCGCAGCCGCCAGGCAATCGCGGGGATTTTGCAGCAGCGCGACCCGCGCCTGCTGGTGATCGTCGGGCCTTGCTCGATTCATGACGTGGATGGCGCGCTGGAATACGCAGGCCGCCTGAATAAGTTGCGCCGCGAATTTGCCGATGAAATGGAAATCGTGATGCGCGTTTATTTTGAGAAGCCGCGCACGACGATTGGCTGGAAGGGTTTGATCAACGACCCGTTTCTCGATGGCACACACGACATCGAAACCGGACTCAAGAAGGCGCGGAAATTACTTTTGGACATCAACAGCATGGGGTTGCCGGCGGCAACGGAATTTCTGGACCCGATCATTCCGCAATACATCGCAGACCTCATCAGTTGGGCGGCGGTGGGCGCGCGCACGACGGAATCGCAGACGCACCGGGAAATGGCGAGCGGACTTTCCATGCCGGTCGGTTTCAAGAACGGCACGGACGGCAGCTTGCAGGTGGCGATTGACGCGATGGGCGCGGCGATGCGTCCGCACAGTTTTCTCGGCATTGACCAGGACGGCATCACGAGCATTGTTCGCACGACGGGCAACACGGACGGCCACGTGGTGCTGCGCGGCGGCCGCGCGCGGACGAATTACGACGCGGAAAGCATTCGGGACGCGGCGGCAAAATTGGCGGGCGCGAAATTGCGTCCCGGGCTAATGGTGGATTGCAGCCATGCGAATTCGGAAAAACAACATGCGCGGCAGGAAGACGTGTGGCGCAGTGTGATCGAGCAGCGCGCGGCGGGGACGAAGGCTTTGACCGGAGTGATGGTGGAAAGCTATTTGCACGAGGGCAACCAGCCGTTTCCGCAGGAGCCGTCGAAGTTGAAGTATGGCGTTTCGATCACGGACGCGTGTTTGGGATGGGATGTTACGGAGCGGATGATTCGGTGGGGGCATAAGGAACTGGGGAAGTGCGGAGTGCGGAGTTTAGCCAGTGCGGAATGCGGAGTGCGGAGTGCGGAATAG
- the recQ gene encoding DNA helicase RecQ: protein MITNKNASPTTALLPALKQYFGFTSFRPLQEEIIRDALAGRDVFALLPTGGGKSLCFQLPALVRTGLTVVVSPLIALMKDQVDALRASGVAATFLNSSIEADESRARLRGLHNGEYQLLYVAPERLMLSGFLSDLQRWNVNLFAVDEAHCISEWGHDFRPEYRQIAELREHFPEVPVMALTATATERVREDIVKHLGLREPARYVASFNRPNLTYRVVAKSSAYAQTLEFIRGRSRDSGIVYCQSRKSAESVAEKLNENGVKARAYHAGLTGDERAKNQELFLRDEVRVICATIAFGMGINKPNVRFIVHYDLPKNIEGYYQETGRAGRDGLPGECVLLFSAGDVVKQQQFINEKPSEQEQKIARDQLQQMVHYAESSACRRRELLNYFAEEFPAESCGGCDNCLSPRATFDGTLAAQKLLSCVYRIREKSGFGVGLNHVIEVLTGADTEKIRRWGHGQLSTYGIGKEHGRPEWASIGRELVRMGLLRQTSEKFSTLELTAEGRATLTQRRKVTLTKPVAVPVSKSRSAGEISCDELLFEKLRQLRKRLADERDVPAYIVFSDVALRQMAREYPESERDFARISGVGEKKLKEFGELFLGEIGDHLRANARQIFAEGSFGR from the coding sequence GTGATTACTAATAAGAATGCTTCGCCGACGACGGCGCTGTTGCCGGCGTTGAAGCAGTACTTTGGGTTCACTTCATTTCGACCGTTGCAGGAGGAAATCATCCGGGATGCGCTCGCGGGGCGCGATGTGTTTGCGTTGCTGCCAACGGGTGGGGGAAAATCACTTTGTTTTCAACTGCCTGCGCTGGTTCGCACAGGGTTGACGGTGGTGGTATCGCCGTTGATCGCGCTGATGAAAGATCAGGTGGATGCCTTGCGCGCGAGCGGCGTGGCGGCGACATTTTTGAATTCCTCGATTGAAGCCGATGAATCGCGCGCGCGTTTGCGCGGCTTGCACAATGGCGAATACCAGTTGCTCTACGTTGCGCCGGAACGCCTGATGCTCTCGGGTTTTCTCAGCGACTTGCAGCGTTGGAACGTGAATCTCTTCGCGGTGGACGAGGCGCATTGCATCAGCGAATGGGGGCACGATTTCCGGCCGGAGTATCGGCAGATCGCGGAGTTGCGCGAACATTTTCCCGAGGTGCCGGTCATGGCCTTGACCGCGACGGCGACCGAGCGGGTGCGTGAAGACATCGTCAAGCATTTGGGGTTGCGCGAACCGGCGCGATATGTGGCGAGCTTCAATCGGCCGAACCTGACTTACCGCGTGGTGGCGAAGTCATCGGCCTACGCGCAGACGTTGGAGTTCATTCGCGGGCGTTCGCGCGACAGCGGAATTGTTTATTGCCAGAGCCGCAAATCGGCGGAGTCGGTCGCGGAGAAGTTGAACGAGAACGGCGTGAAGGCGCGGGCGTATCACGCGGGCTTGACCGGCGACGAGCGTGCTAAAAACCAGGAATTATTTTTGCGCGATGAAGTGCGGGTGATTTGCGCGACGATCGCGTTCGGCATGGGCATCAACAAACCGAACGTGCGGTTCATCGTGCATTATGATTTGCCGAAGAACATCGAGGGTTACTATCAGGAGACGGGTCGCGCGGGGCGGGACGGTTTGCCGGGCGAATGCGTGCTGCTGTTCAGCGCGGGCGACGTGGTGAAGCAACAGCAATTCATCAACGAAAAGCCGAGCGAACAGGAACAGAAAATCGCGCGTGATCAACTACAACAGATGGTGCATTACGCGGAGTCGTCCGCGTGCCGGCGCCGAGAGTTGTTGAATTATTTTGCGGAGGAATTTCCAGCGGAAAGTTGCGGGGGGTGCGATAATTGCCTTTCACCGCGCGCGACCTTTGACGGCACGCTGGCCGCGCAGAAATTACTTTCGTGTGTGTATCGCATCCGGGAGAAAAGTGGTTTTGGCGTCGGACTCAATCATGTGATTGAAGTGTTGACCGGCGCGGACACGGAAAAAATCCGGCGGTGGGGCCACGGGCAACTTTCGACTTACGGCATCGGCAAGGAACACGGACGGCCGGAGTGGGCATCCATCGGGCGCGAACTGGTGCGAATGGGTTTGCTGCGGCAGACGTCGGAGAAATTCAGCACGCTCGAATTGACGGCGGAAGGGCGTGCGACTTTGACGCAGCGGCGCAAAGTGACGTTGACGAAACCGGTCGCCGTGCCGGTGAGCAAGAGCCGCAGTGCGGGAGAAATCAGTTGCGACGAGCTTTTGTTCGAGAAGCTTCGGCAATTACGCAAGCGGCTGGCGGATGAACGCGACGTGCCGGCGTATATCGTTTTTTCGGACGTGGCGCTGCGGCAGATGGCGCGGGAATATCCGGAGAGCGAACGGGACTTTGCGCGCATCAGCGGCGTGGGGGAAAAGAAGCTGAAGGAGTTTGGGGAATTATTTTTGGGCGAGATAGGGGATCATTTGCGGGCGAACGCGCGGCAGATTTTTGCGGAGGGGTCGTTTGGGAGGTGA
- a CDS encoding GNAT family N-acetyltransferase, whose amino-acid sequence MSIELALQKFPKDIKLKEGFKCRSRPLRRDDEKAFHEFFLGVPVTERMFIKHRVTEPETIRNWCQTIDLGRVLPLLAVLDGKIIGSATLHQQLGGWKRHIGRLSVLVHPQFRGRGLARALVSEILSIARNSGLEKAEAEFIGEQEAAMKVFALLGFRELMRLEDYVKDMQAVTHDYVLMGLELKTDEEYAAAN is encoded by the coding sequence ATGTCAATTGAACTCGCGCTTCAAAAATTTCCAAAAGACATCAAATTAAAAGAAGGCTTCAAGTGCCGTTCGCGTCCGTTGCGGCGAGACGACGAGAAGGCGTTTCACGAATTTTTTCTCGGTGTGCCGGTGACCGAAAGGATGTTTATCAAGCATCGCGTGACGGAGCCGGAGACGATTCGGAATTGGTGCCAGACGATTGACTTGGGGCGGGTGCTGCCGTTGCTGGCGGTTTTGGACGGAAAAATCATCGGGAGCGCGACGCTGCATCAGCAACTGGGCGGGTGGAAACGGCACATCGGGCGTCTGAGCGTGCTGGTGCATCCGCAATTCCGCGGGCGCGGGCTGGCGCGGGCATTGGTGTCGGAGATACTTTCGATCGCGAGAAATTCGGGGTTGGAAAAGGCGGAGGCGGAGTTCATCGGCGAGCAGGAGGCGGCGATGAAGGTTTTTGCGTTGCTGGGATTTCGCGAGTTGATGCGGCTGGAGGATTACGTGAAGGACATGCAGGCGGTCACGCATGACTATGTGCTGATGGGCCTGGAGTTGAAAACGGATGAAGAATATGCGGCGGCAAATTAA
- a CDS encoding zinc ribbon domain-containing protein codes for MTPVICPVCGADVPRGAKVCPGCGSDEETGWSEEAAASGLDLPDEEFDYEDFTKREFGGIKPKPRGISWLWWAVAVVILALAFLGWVIR; via the coding sequence ATGACGCCGGTGATTTGTCCGGTTTGCGGGGCCGATGTGCCGCGCGGCGCGAAGGTATGCCCGGGGTGTGGTTCGGATGAGGAGACGGGCTGGTCGGAAGAGGCGGCGGCGAGTGGGCTGGATTTGCCGGACGAGGAATTCGATTACGAGGATTTCACTAAGCGCGAGTTTGGCGGCATAAAGCCAAAACCACGAGGGATTTCGTGGCTTTGGTGGGCGGTGGCGGTGGTGATTTTGGCGCTGGCGTTTTTGGGATGGGTGATCAGGTAA
- a CDS encoding sugar phosphate isomerase/epimerase produces MTLKPLFALCSIMALAFTLHAENKIPDDCKSGGFFIGCQAYTFNRFTVFEAIEKTAAAGGKVIEFYPGQSLSPAEPNVKWDHNASPDTIQKVKDQLAKYHVKAVNYGVVGIPKDPAGARKIFEFAKTMGLRAVTTESVDAIDTFEPLVKEYDIMVGFHDHPKRNNDPNYRMWDPNYILSVVQGRDSRIGACADTGHWVRSNLNPVDCLRILKGHIISSHLKDLNQMGPGAHDLPYGTGVSDVPAILEELRAQGFTGNISIEYEYDWDHSLPEVAQCIGFVRGYGTAKGW; encoded by the coding sequence CATTGTTCGCCCTCTGTTCTATCATGGCCCTCGCCTTCACCCTCCACGCCGAAAATAAAATCCCGGACGATTGCAAATCCGGCGGTTTCTTCATCGGCTGCCAGGCCTACACTTTCAACCGCTTCACCGTTTTTGAAGCCATCGAAAAAACCGCTGCCGCCGGTGGCAAAGTCATAGAATTTTATCCCGGCCAAAGCCTCAGCCCCGCCGAGCCTAACGTGAAATGGGACCACAATGCCTCGCCCGACACCATCCAGAAAGTCAAAGACCAACTCGCGAAATATCACGTCAAAGCGGTGAATTATGGCGTCGTGGGCATTCCCAAAGACCCTGCCGGCGCGCGCAAGATTTTTGAATTCGCCAAGACGATGGGCCTTCGCGCCGTCACCACCGAATCCGTGGACGCCATTGATACCTTTGAACCACTCGTAAAGGAATACGACATCATGGTCGGCTTCCATGACCATCCCAAGCGCAACAACGACCCCAACTACCGCATGTGGGACCCGAACTACATCCTGTCCGTCGTCCAGGGCCGCGATTCCCGCATCGGCGCGTGTGCGGACACCGGCCATTGGGTGCGCTCGAATTTGAACCCGGTGGATTGTCTGCGCATCCTCAAAGGCCACATCATCAGCAGCCACCTCAAAGACCTCAATCAAATGGGCCCCGGCGCTCACGATCTTCCCTATGGCACCGGCGTTTCCGACGTCCCCGCAATCCTCGAAGAACTGAGAGCGCAAGGCTTCACCGGCAACATCTCCATCGAATACGAATATGACTGGGACCATTCCCTCCCCGAAGTCGCCCAATGCATCGGCTTCGTCCGCGGCTACGGAACCGCCAAGGGTTGGTAA